In one Chelmon rostratus isolate fCheRos1 chromosome 7, fCheRos1.pri, whole genome shotgun sequence genomic region, the following are encoded:
- the LOC121609598 gene encoding THAP domain-containing protein 5-like — MPKYCSVPSCKNDSGSGNDRKSFYKFPLQDTVRLQQWLKNMGRENWTPSRHQYICHEHFAPSCFKVRWGIRYLESDAVPTVFQEAEKRKAADHSERKPKRLRANSNESLTVSDDGSVAVDAVEMESTLHTVHLYGITVDPSQQGETSLTESSAVGESGFSLQTDLNPSPSLDGFKTGANFPLTLFETVNHLRNSGENAEVVVMSECPAGEGQDELVNGITAAILTQGHGLVMNDSTTDEAVASLCVEDVTCTTEEFSDVQESHETQVIAYFETIPNVFPSETSAQFTFSPDTVLSSALSSKPITSTLPIVSKHVPPSPTSLVLTVERLDTDEGEGDDGQSEEDGIERQDHQLEEHCYHKNSLSKEQLEAIVAELQKKVKVLQQRHRRHLEKLLGLENTVSQLRQSNLLNEERLQLLERAYIQTSAAVSDAGETVAIIYEEDDAAYLYTPLTNADEKL, encoded by the exons ATGCCAAAATATTGTTCGGTCCCAAGCTGTAAGAATGACTCCGGCAGCGGCAACGACAGGAAAAGCTTCTACAA GTTCCCTCTGCAAGACACGGTCCGGCTGCAGCAGTGGCTGAAGAACATGGGACGTGAGAACTGGACTCCTTCTCGACACCAGTATATTTGCCATGAACACTTTGCACCTTCGTGCTTCAAGGTGCGATGGGGCATCCGTTACCTTGAGAGCGATGCTGTGCCCACAGTCTTCCAGGAGGCCGag AAACGAAAGGCTGCTGATCACAGTGAAAGGAAGCCAAAACGCCTTCGAGCTAACAGTAATGAAAGCTTAACAGTGTCGGATGACGGGTCGGTGGCTGTTGACGCTGTGGAGATGGAAAGTACGTTGCACACGGTACACCTGTATGGGATCACTGTCGACCCATCGCAGCAGGGAGAAACCAGCCTGACAGAGTCGAGTGCCGTTGGAGAATCTGGcttttctctgcagacagacCTGAACCCGTCACCATCACTGGATGGATTCAAAACGGGAGCAAATTTCCCTTTAACGTTATTCGAAACAGTAAATCATCTCAGAAACAGTGGCGAGAACGCAGAAGTGGTAGTGATGTCTGAATGTCCTGCTGGTGAAGGGCAAGATGAGCTTGTGAATGGAATCACTGCTGCCATTTTGACTCAAGGCCATGGCCTGGTCATGAATGACTCCACTACGGATGAGGCTGtggcctctctctgtgttgaagatGTGACGTGTACCACAGAGGAATTCTCAGACGTCCAAGAAAGCCATGAAACACAAGTCATCGCCTACTTCGAGACGATTCCAAATGTTTTCCCCAGTGAAACCTCTGCCCAGTTCACCTTCTCCCCAGATACAGTGCTGTCGTCCGCTCTCAGCTCCAAACCCATAACATCTACTCTGCCTATAGTGTCCAAACATGTGCCACCTTCCCCCACATCCCTGGTCCTCACTGTGGAAAGACTGGACACAGAcgagggagagggagacgaCGGCCAGTCAGAGGAGGACGGCATAGAACGGCAGGATcaccagctggaggagcactG CTACCATAAGAACAGTCTGAgcaaagagcagctggaggcGATTGTGGCTGAGCTGCAGAAGAAGGtcaaagtgctgcagcagcgACACCGCCGACACCTGGAGAAGCTTCTGGGACTGGAGAACACAGTCAGCCAGCTAAGACAAAGCAACCTGCTGAATGAAGAGCGCCTCCAGCTGCTTGAGAGG GCTTACATACAGACCAGTGCAGCAGTGTCAGATGCTGGTGAGACTGTGGCTATCATCTATGAAGAGGACGATGCTGCATACTTGTATACTCCACTGACCAATGCAGACGAAAAGCTGTGA
- the LOC121609347 gene encoding claudin-3-like translates to MPSGGLEILGVILAVLGWISAIASCALPMWRVSAFIGMNIVTAQITWEGIWMNCVVQSTGQMQCKIHDSMLALSADLQAARALTIISIVVGIVGVLVAMMGAKCTNCVEGESAKARVMIAAGVAFILASLTQLIPVSWSAHTIIMEFYNPVIPEARRGRLFSMSIGLELIGISLCILGWIIAIVACALPMWRVTAFIGSNIVTAQIIWEGLWMTCVVQSTGQMQCKVYDSMLALSQDLQAARALTVISILLAILAVLIAIAGAKCTNCIDDEASKAKVMIISGVFFIVSGVMQLIPVSWSANTIIRDFYNPLLTDAQRRELGAALYIGWAAAALLVLGGGLLCCSCPPRETRYNPSRMAYSAPRSAGGPGLERKDYV, encoded by the exons ATGCCTTCTGGGGGACTGGAGATACTTGGAGTGATTCTGGCTGTCCTGGGATGGATCTCAGCCATTGCATCCTGCGCCTTGCCCATGTGGAGAGTGTCAGCTTTCATTGGGATGAACATTGTCACAGCCCAGATCACCTGGGAGGGTATCTGGATGAACTGTGTGGTCCAAAGCACAGGTCAGATGCAGTGCAAAATCCACGACTCCATGTTGGCTCTGAGCGCAGACCTTCAAGCCGCCCGTGCCCTCACTATCATCTCCATCGTGGTGGGCATTGTGGGAGTCTTAGTCGCCATGATGGGGGCAAAATGCACCAACTGTGTGGAAGGGGAGTCAGCCAAGGCTCGGGTGATGATAGCGGCCGGGGTGGCCTTCATCTTGGCTTCTCTGACCCAGCTGATCCCCGTGTCCTGGTCTGCCCATACTATCATCATGGAGTTCTACAATCCAGTCATACCCGAGGC cagaagaggaagactTTTCAGTATGTCTATTGGGCTGGAGTTGATTGGCATCTCCCTGTGCATTTTGGGATGGATTATCGCCATTGTGGCGTGCGCCCTCCCCATGTGGAGGGTGACAGCTTTCATTGGCAGCAACATAGTGACGGCTCAGATTATCTGGGAAGGCCTGTGGATGACTTGCGTGGTCCAGAGCACGGGACAAATGCAGTGTAAGGTCTACGACTCCATGCTCGCCCTCTCCCAAGACCTCCAAGCTGCCCGCGCCCTCACCGTTATCTCCATCCTGTTGGCCATCCTGGCCGTGCTCATTGCCATCGCTGGGGCCAAGTGCACCAACTGCATTGACGATGAGGCATCCAAGGCCAAGGTGATGATCATCTCTGGGGTCTTCTTCATTGTTTCCGGGGTCATGCAGCTCATTCCTGTCTCCTGGTCCGCCAACACCATAATCAGGGACTTCTACAACCCTTTACTTACTGATGCTCAGCGGAGGGAGCTGGGTGCTGCACTGTACATCGGCTGGGCAGCTGCCGCCCTCCTGGTTCTCGGTGGCggactgctctgctgctcctgtccacCACGTGAGACCCGATACAACCCCTCACGAATGGCTTACTCTGCCCCACGGTCTGCAGGAGGTCCAGGATTAGAAAGGAAAGACTATGTatga
- the LOC121608737 gene encoding claudin-4: MYSAGLEILGMILAVAGWLGVMVACGLPMWRVAAYIGQNIVISQVIWEGLWMNCSVQSTGQMHCKVHDSMLGLPVDLQAARALVIVSMVLCIVGIGLSVAGAKCTNCSRDVSSKPRLMVAAGVTFVAAGLLLLVAVSWTAHAIVLGFYDPMLEETGKREFGNALYFGWAASCLLILGGALLCCSCPPIAATVQSGGSSMPPRVNYSPVKTMTVNGYTRRDYV, encoded by the coding sequence ATGTACTCTGCAGGCTTGGAGATCCTCGGGATGATCCTGGCtgtggctggctggctggggGTAATGGTGGCCTGCGGCCTGCCCATGTGGCGGGTGGCTGCATACATCGGTCAGAACATTGTCATCTCCCAGGTGATCTGGGAAGGCTTGTGGATGAACTGTTCGGTGCAGAGCACGGGCCAGATGCACTGCAAGGTGCACGACTCCATGCTGGGGCTGCCAGTGGACCTGCAAGCAGCCCGTGCTTTGGTCATTGTCTCCATGGTACTGTGCATTGTGGGCATCGGCCTGTCAGTGGCCGGTGCTAAGTGCACCAACTGTAGCCGGGATGTGAGCAGTAAACCGCGGCTCATGGTGGCTGCTGGAGTAACCTTTGTGGCGgctggactgctgctgctggtggctgtGTCTTGGACGGCGCACGCCATCGTCCTAGGCTTCTATGACCCAATGCTGGAGGAGACAGGGAAGAGGGAGTTTGGTAATGCTCTGTACTTTGGCTGGGCTGCCTCCTGTCTGCTCATCCTAGGGGGagccctcctctgctgctcatgCCCACCCATAGCAGCTACAGTGCAGAGTGGCGGTAGCTCCATGCCTCCCCGGGTGAACTACTCACCTGTCAAAACCATGACAGTTAATGGATACACTAGAAGAGACtatgtgtga